The following are from one region of the Camelus dromedarius isolate mCamDro1 chromosome 16, mCamDro1.pat, whole genome shotgun sequence genome:
- the MAP2K6 gene encoding dual specificity mitogen-activated protein kinase kinase 6 isoform X1 produces MSQSKGKKRNPGLKIPKEAFEQPQTSSTPPRDLDSKACISIGNQNFEVKADDLEPIVELGRGAYGVVEKMRHVPSGQIMAVKRIRATVNSQEQKRLLMDLDISMRTVDCPFTVTFYGALFREGDVWICMELMDTSLDKFYKQVIDKGQTIPEDILGKIAVSIVKALEHLHSKLSVIHRDVKPSNVLINTLGQVKMCDFGISGYLVDSVAKTIDAGCKPYMAPERINPELNQKGYSVKSDIWSLGITMIELAILRFPYDSWGTPFQQLKQVVEEPSPQLPADKFSEEFVDFTSQCLKKNSKERPTYPELMQHPFFTLHESKGTDVASFVKSILGD; encoded by the exons GCCACCTCGAGATTTAGACTCCAAAGCTTGCATTTCTATTGGAAATCAG AACTTTGAGGTGAAGGCGGATGACCTGGAGCCCATAGTGGAACTGGGGCGAGGTGCCTACGGGGTGGTGGAGAAGATGCGGCACGTGCCCAGCGGGCAGATCATGGCGGTGAAG CGGATCCGGGCCACAGTAAATAGCCAGGAGCAGAAAAGGCTACTGATGGATCTGGATATTTCCATGAGGACTGTGGACTGTCCTTTTACGGTCACCTTTTACGGCGCACTCTTCCGTGAG GGTGATGTCTGGATCTGCATGGAGCTCATGGATACATCCCTAGACAAATTCTACAAACAAGTGATCGATAAAGGCCAAACAATTCCAGAGGACATCTTAGGGAAAATAGCAGTTTCT ATTGTAAAAGCATTAGAACATTTACACAGTAAGCTCTCTGTCATTCATCGAG ATGTCAAGCCTTCCAATGTGCTGATCAACACCTTGGGCCAAGTGAAGATGTGCGATTTTGGAATCAGCGGCTACCTTGTCGACTCTGTCGCTAAAACCATTGACGCAGGATGCAAACCGTACATGGCT CCTGAGAGAATAAACCCAGAGCTCAACCAGAAGGGATACAGTGTGAAATCTGACATTTGGAGTCTAGGCATCACCATG ATTGAGTTGGCCATCCTTCGGTTTCCCTATGATTCGTGGGGAACGCCTTTTCAGCAGCTCAAACAGGTAGTAGAGGAGCCATCACCACAACTCCCCGCAGACAAGTTCTCCGAAGAGTTTGTTGACTTTACCTCACAGTG ctTGAAGAAGAATTCCAAAGAAAGGCCAACATATCCAGAGCTTATG CAACATCCATTTTTCACTCTACACGAATCCAAAGGAACAGATGTGGCATCCTTTGTAAAATCAATTCTTGGAGACTAA
- the MAP2K6 gene encoding dual specificity mitogen-activated protein kinase kinase 6 isoform X2 — protein sequence MRHVPSGQIMAVKRIRATVNSQEQKRLLMDLDISMRTVDCPFTVTFYGALFREGDVWICMELMDTSLDKFYKQVIDKGQTIPEDILGKIAVSIVKALEHLHSKLSVIHRDVKPSNVLINTLGQVKMCDFGISGYLVDSVAKTIDAGCKPYMAPERINPELNQKGYSVKSDIWSLGITMIELAILRFPYDSWGTPFQQLKQVVEEPSPQLPADKFSEEFVDFTSQCLKKNSKERPTYPELMQHPFFTLHESKGTDVASFVKSILGD from the exons ATGCGGCACGTGCCCAGCGGGCAGATCATGGCGGTGAAG CGGATCCGGGCCACAGTAAATAGCCAGGAGCAGAAAAGGCTACTGATGGATCTGGATATTTCCATGAGGACTGTGGACTGTCCTTTTACGGTCACCTTTTACGGCGCACTCTTCCGTGAG GGTGATGTCTGGATCTGCATGGAGCTCATGGATACATCCCTAGACAAATTCTACAAACAAGTGATCGATAAAGGCCAAACAATTCCAGAGGACATCTTAGGGAAAATAGCAGTTTCT ATTGTAAAAGCATTAGAACATTTACACAGTAAGCTCTCTGTCATTCATCGAG ATGTCAAGCCTTCCAATGTGCTGATCAACACCTTGGGCCAAGTGAAGATGTGCGATTTTGGAATCAGCGGCTACCTTGTCGACTCTGTCGCTAAAACCATTGACGCAGGATGCAAACCGTACATGGCT CCTGAGAGAATAAACCCAGAGCTCAACCAGAAGGGATACAGTGTGAAATCTGACATTTGGAGTCTAGGCATCACCATG ATTGAGTTGGCCATCCTTCGGTTTCCCTATGATTCGTGGGGAACGCCTTTTCAGCAGCTCAAACAGGTAGTAGAGGAGCCATCACCACAACTCCCCGCAGACAAGTTCTCCGAAGAGTTTGTTGACTTTACCTCACAGTG ctTGAAGAAGAATTCCAAAGAAAGGCCAACATATCCAGAGCTTATG CAACATCCATTTTTCACTCTACACGAATCCAAAGGAACAGATGTGGCATCCTTTGTAAAATCAATTCTTGGAGACTAA